A stretch of DNA from Cannabis sativa cultivar Pink pepper isolate KNU-18-1 chromosome X, ASM2916894v1, whole genome shotgun sequence:
ATGTGCTCCATTTCAGATTTCGAGTGTGTAGAAGAGAGATGTTTCAGGTAGTCTCCTTTATATAAAGCAGCAGCCATGTTCCAATCGAAAGTTAAATGAGCACAACGCCAAACAACCCTTGCATATCGACACCGAAAAAATACATGTCCAATTGACTCCCAAGCATTTCGACAAACGGAGCAAGTGGCATCTGTGATGATCTTCTAATTTTGACCAAAGATGTAGCCACGGGGAGTGCATCATGGATAACGCGCCAAACAAAAATCTTAACCTTTTCTGGTAATTGCAGGGACCAAAAGAATTTCCACCAGGATGTAGTGTCATTTGTTGAGCTTGATGATAGGTTCTGGTCTGTTAGTTTTGTTGTTAAGTGGTAGCCCGATTGCACCGAATACATGCCATTAGTACTATGGTACTGCCAGATCAGTCTGTCGTTACTAGGGAAGAAATTTAATGGAATGGTAAGAATCCTTTCGACATCAGCATGGTGGAAGTATTGTTATAATTGGAAAAATCTTTAGTATTCCCTTTAATCTACGAATACACTatttagaagaattttttaatatttttttaatatatataattgtataaGTTGtagttatatttaaaattattatattttaaaaaattttaaataatatatattgtagaaaataaaatgtatatattttgttgtaagtacatatatatttattttgttatatgcATGTgtggtaaataattttttaaattaaattttattttcaatactgttaaattatttagaattttttaaaaaaattatcagtgttactaataattaaaacatatacaattataaacagggccggccctgaaaataTATGGGCCCAAGACGAAATAAATTTTGGGGCCCTCAATGACCTTACACATTATGGCTtccacctcaaccaactaagctatgaatatttattatttataatacacttaattttatttaaataaaaccctaataatttttttttatttttttattttgggcccccgaaaagtgtgggccctaggcacgggcctagcccgcctatgcctagggccggccctgattataaatataaatttaactaaaaacattttttgaatagaaaaataaataaagaatgtATATAAAAGATGGGAAGAATAGTATATAAAAAGgaaagataaaaattaaaaagaattacTAAATGATACTTATGGTGTGTAATATGTTTGTgggtaaaatatataataagatttatAAGTGGTGCTTGCTAGCATGCCCATAGCAAtgcttaaaaattaattagtctattCCTCTGCGTGTCAACGTTCTAGACTGTGGTACAAAAACACAGCACACATTCTGTGTTTTGCTATTGAATTTTGTAAAGGAAAAAATATGTACATAAAAAGAAGTTCACGTTTGAGAGTGTTGAGACCACCAGTTTATACTAACTTCCGTGATATATGTATAGGTGTGGCCAAGCTAGCCCTCCCACCACCGTCAATCCCTCCACGTGTCGTTATCTTGTCAATTATTTTGTCAACCACAACCTGggacttttcttttcttttcttttcttctttaatttgagggtaaataccattttagaccttgtgttttgcaaaatttACAGATTGgatcctgtgttttgttaaacgaaaaaatggaccctgtattttataaaatagtaaaaataagaccctaagcttaatttttgacaatttttttttaatacaaccaacttgaagacaatgcttaatacgaacagatacaataaatgtaaacagttttgtcatagtatttttaaatcggattataattaaactttattttgacaaaaaattaattcagtGTCCTatatgtactattttaaaaaatacagagtccattttatcatttaacaaaacatagggtccaattggtaacttttgtaaaacagagggtccaaaataaaatggtatttacccttaatttaattatattatatatatatatatatataataatgcagacagattaataaaaattattagagtGAAAGTAATGAATACACATAACATGTGATGATTTCACGTATACCTTGACCGCAGATAATGAGAGTTTGGAAAAAGATGACTTTTTTCATTTCAATTAaactctaattaataattaacattataataatgtatagggaaatttaattttctatgctTAAAAAATCCTAAAATTATATCCCTAAACCTAAATGTTATACCATAGGCAATATATGACTATTTTTGCTTTATCTCCATAATATCCCTCACATTTGAACcacttgagtttttttttttttttcttcagtttGAGAGAGACGAAGAAAGAGgggttgggtccgatggtcggaccatgggtcggaccccatggtccgaccatcggaccactggaattttttttttttcagtttgacaaagacaaagagagagaggggctgggtccgatggtcggaccatggggtccgatgggtcctggagtttttcttttctttttttttttttcagtttgacagagacaaagagagagaggggctggTGCGCCGTGCGCCGTCACCGTCGGTTGAGGCTTCGCGACGGAGAGAGGGGGGCTATGGGGGCCGGTGCGCCGTGCGCCGTCACCGTCGGTTGAGGCTTCGGGGTTGAGGCTTCGCGACGGAGAGAGAGGGCTGGGTGGGTTAAGCCTTCGGATccgagagagacgaagagagagagggggctgGGTGGTGcaggaggtggtggaggtgttttggccgagagagagagacaatTGCTTTGGTTCAAATGTGAGGGGTATTATAGGGATAAAGCAAAAGTAATCATATATTGCCTATGCTATAACATTTAGGTTTAGGGATATAATTTTAGGATTTTTTAagaatagaaaatcaaatttccctaatgTATATTTAACCGTGTTAAATGTATGATGTATCCATAACTAGATTGATAGATATATTAACCCAACTTATATGGATTTTATAAATGAGTTATATTGGTGATTGTGTTGTGTTAGGTCGTGGATTTTGAGTTCCAGCTTTCgattaattaaacaaataaattgaTGTGTTTAACATTTTGTTGTAATACGTGAGCCAAACTCAACATGCACCCCTACGTACGAAGACCTTGAGTAAAAAACAAAGGTGAATTCTCTTTAGTGaggtttttttttccttaaaaaaaatgaagaatacttggaaaaattaaaagaaattgtCCATTCGAAATATAGGCAGcagattaaattaataaaaagaatACGATATATGCATTTTGACTCTGAGTGATTTTATGTTTTATCTTCTTAAAACTAAAGTATATATATTGGAATAGCCACAGAAATTCTGATATATAGAAGTTTTTCTTTATCTTTTACCATATTTGTTTCTTGGGCTTAATTATAAGTATATAGTCTAAAGAGGTAAAAGGCATATTAAGTAATTAGGTCCAAATTACAAACAAAGTATGCTTATAATAAATTAACTTTTGCAACAATATATGGTTGCTATCCATGATCACAGTTCACAACCATAAAAAAGTCTTTATTCCCAAATGAAATTTGAGCtataactttatatatatacatatatatgtaagtCATGCATacagacatatatatatattattacaagttacaaattttttattgaACTTTCTTATCAAATATATAGctgattaataatattaactctTCCCTGGCCTCAGTACTAATAATTATATCTCAAATAATATTTGTTCgtactaaaattaataataataataataatataactgaTGATGATCTCGAACATAAGCATGGATTTTCCAGCTGGCTCACCAGAAACCCGCATCGATGTGGGATTCGACTCGGTTTCGGGAGCGGAAGCACCTCTACTCCCCCCTCCGACAACGCAAAGTTGCGTTAGATCATCAgtaccatcatcatcatcatcgtcgTCATCTAAAGTACCCGACGAGTTTCGAAATTTCCGCTTATGTTTGAAATGGTGCGCCTTAGACCACTCCACATTCGCCGGCAAATTTATATCCTACATTTTCTTCGTGCTCTTCACCTTCATCGTCCCCGCCCTCACGGCCGTCTCCGTCAGGCAGAGGCAGTCGACGGAGGAAGGCAGTGAAGACGATTCCATGGTCATCTCCTTCAACACACTCGTCCAGATACCCGAATCAGGCCTCACAATCATCGCATTCCTCACTCTCTCACGGTTCTTCAATAGGTACGGACTCCGTCAACTCCTCTTCCTCGATTGCCTCGGCGAAGACTCCATAGACATTCGTAGGAGATACGTCGGTGAACTCGACCGCGCCTTCCGGTGCCTAGCCGGAATCCTTCTGCCGTCGTTCTTAGTGGAGCTTGCACATAAGATCGTTCTATTCTCGTCGGTGGAGATTTCAGCTCCGTTCGGTTCATCTTCGGGTGGAGGAGTGGGTCCGTTGAACTCGGTGGCGTTCGTAGCGGTTCTGGCTTCGTGGGTTTACAGAAGCGGGGCTTTCTTGGTTGTGTGTGTGATGTTTAGGCTGACTTGCGAACTCCAAATACTTCGGTTCGAAGGGTTCCAGAATCTTCTAGAAGGATGTGAGTCGAATAGTGGTTTGATATTCCGGGAGCACGTTCGTATCAGAAAACAGTTGTGGGTTACCAGCCATAGATACCGTTTCTTCATAATCGGCTGCCTTGTTACCATTACTGTTAGCCAATTGGGTGCCTTGTTGCTCGTTTTAGCTTCCAAAACTCACAAGACTTTCCTCAACTCCGGTGATCTTGTGGTacgtaattaattatatatataaatattagttGGTACgtaattgaattaaaattaataataataatttatatttttatgtaggTGTGTTCGGCTATGGAGATAAGTGGATTCTTCTTGTGCTTAGTTGGGGCAGCGAGAATAACGCACAGAGCTCAAAGGATAGTGTCGATAGCAACTAGATGGCACGTGCTTGTCACATGCGCATCAGCAGCTGGTGGGCCGGACCCATCCAAAGCCCATTTTCTAGAAGCCAATTGCAAGGATGATCAGCAGAGGTGTGGGGAGAGCGACTCTGACTCATCCGATGACACTACTTTTGTTACCGTTTCTTCTCACGACTCTTCCTCCTTCCAAACTAGACAGGCTTTAGGTAGGTTGGTTCCTACTTTAttttaaggctaattaggatttttggctcctgaactttgacatataccaaatcatgcccctaaacttttaaaatcgttaaaaatgtcccctgaactattgagattgttaaatttaaagatttttttccaattttagtaaaaaagtctaacatagatgaaagtttaGAGGGaaaaatttagtacatgtcaaagttcgaggggcatgatttggtagatatcaaagtttgggagcataatttaatacataaacaatctttgaaatagtaaaattgaatgaaatttgacaaaagtccttaaatccaacaatttcaatagtttagggacatttttaacgatcttaaaagttcaggggcataatttagtacatgtcaaagttcagtagataaaaatcctaattagccttattttaatttgaattatattattattattattattttcatttttcatttttcatttactttatttaattatatttatatatatatttatatatatatatgcagtgGCTTATTTGCAACACAACAATGGAGGAATTACTCTGTTTGGATTTGCTCTAGATCGAGGGATGCTCCACACACTCTTCGCATTCGAGTTCTCTCTGGTCTTATGGATTCTCAGTAAAGTGGTCGTTTTGtctcaataaaataaattaatttatcctTATTTTTAATcagttatattattaatttatgctGTCCCTCAGATGATCGATCTTAATTATGTACTTATTATTATAAGCCAGATTAAACACAttattattctttctttttggATGTAGTTACTAAacacattattaattaattactatagGATACCAATTTATTGATATATACTCTTACTTACATCTAGTTTTCAAACAAAGTTTTGGACTTAATAGCACTAAATTTTTGAGGGAATCTGAAAAAAAAGTCACTTTTATGGGGAaaaatgtgtttatttaataatatagtatgtatatatgtaataaatatatttattatttaattttaattagttatgtTTAATTGTATAGCATACATTTTGTATTTAGCcatgttaatccaacatacgaGAACAAAAAAGATTTATTAGCGATGAATTCGTTTtttgttgctaattaatttatcaGCACTAGAAAGGTCACCAAAATTTcaacattttaattttaaattaatattcacTGCAACAAATTTTTTGTATAGCTGCGAATTTATTAGCGGACACAATATTTTCGACATTAATAATTGGAtaattaatatacatatatatatttgaatgaACAATAggataatataattaattgataaaaatatattaattatttgtagTGTCCATTCAGTCGctaatagtaaaaaaaatattatgaaaattttttcgattatttttttttgaaatgctaCTATTAACGGTGAGATTATTTGCGCAAATACTTCTTATTGCTAATACTTCATAAATGTTTCATAATGTTTATTAACGACATAATACTTTATTATTAGGTGCAATACATTTAGCctctaataattttatatactcCAAATTTGGAGTCGACTTAATTGTTTCCTTCATTTCGCACACGATTGAAAAAAATCTCAATACTCTATTTTTGTCCATTTAATTTCGTCCTTCTTCAGTCTCTCTTCGAGTCGTCCTTGTCTCTCTATCATTGATTCCatctctctttattttttttcgtcGGGTGCGCATGAGTTTCCTCTCTTTttgtttaaaattaatatttataattatttttttagtaactgagtaatatttattaagaagtattttgtatatattttatgttataattagttattaatatttttttttttttgtgaaaatagAGATCGTGGTGGTGGTCCAATGATGAATGCGGTGGTAATTCAATGATGATGGCGAGCGACATaggtatttatttttcattattttttaaagtatgtgtaaattatttatgtgtTTACATTAGCATGTGTCTTTTtccaaattttattatttttttatatgtacagttagtaaataataatgtaaataatatgtttatatgaTTATATGATTACATGTGTAGGTATTGTTTGTGCATATCAAttcatttatatgtatatataatatatgtatattatattgttAATGTTAAATTAAAAGAGCTGACTTTAATGTAACGTCCCTGCTTTAAGTCtctattgggcccttacacccatggactaatggctcttatacacgagtacgctactctggctgcttcctggattgatgactgaccctacagaccaacacgagtgttttcagcgtgcttcgtcctcactcacacgcatcctcgaaaaacttcccaggaggtcacccatccttgaaattgctctaggccaagcacgcttaactgtggagttctttcgagatgggctaccgaaaaacaagatgggccttgttgatataggtagtaccaatcaatccatttaagccctcttcaactgtgtagtctcatacctacacagtctcagaatcatcccacttgaccttccccaggcggtgtgggattgcacaacttacccggtgttttcccttacggatcacgagactactgactgtcacatttaaagtattcaaattttaataaaataattatagtacaaaaaattattagtttataCCAAAATACaaatactaataattaaaaaaagaactcTAAGAgtgattgagagagagagagagagagagagagagagagagagagagagagagagagagagagagagagagagagagagagagagagagagagagagagtgaatcTGAAGTGTATTCTCATTATTGAATTAAAATGAGCAATAACTCAATATATACAAGATCTTAATAATATAAGGTTAAGTCATCGAACAATTGATAAAAATAGTTGTGTAGATTGTTATACAGTTAGCATAATTCTAACTAACACTCTAACAGAAATGCTAACTAACACCCTCCTTGCCCGCGCGCAAATTGAGCTTGGACAGAAAGACCAGACTTAGTTTGGATCTTAACAACTGAAAATGAGGTGTAGACAAAACTTTTGTTAGAATATTTACAATTTGGTCTTGAGACAGTGTGTGTTTGACATGAAGTTGGCTACTTAGAATCCTCTCTCGAACAAAATACATGTCTAGTTCAGCGTGTTTAGTTTTGGAGTGATAAACAAGATTGTCAGACATTAGAACTGTATTATGGTTATCACACCATATACAGAGACTAGACAGCTTATAGAAACACCAACTTCAGACAGCAGTGATTGAAGCCAAACCAGTTCAGCAATTACATTGGCAAGGCTTTTGTGTTCAACTTTAGTGCTAGACCTTGACACTGTCTTCTATTTCTTAAAGTTCCAAGAGACCAAATTGGAACCAAGGAACAAGCAAAATCCTTATGTAGGCCTCTTATCATTAGGATTGgatgcccaatcagcatcacaaaATCTTGTGAGAACCAGATTGGAGTAGGGTTTAAGATGCAATCCCTAGTTAAGAGTACCTTTGagatatctcataatctttttcACTACTTTTAGATGAGACTTTTAAGTATTATGCATGAATTGTGAGACATTGTTGATAGCATATGCAATTTCATTCCTTGTGATGACAACATATTATAGAGCCCCTACTATGCATCTGTGATGGTGAGGATCAACAACAGGGCCACTCCCATAATTTTTTGCCACCAATCATTGGATTGGAAAGAGAGTTGGCAAACTCCATCTTGACTCGACATAAAAGATCAATGATATATTTCGTTTGATACAGATGCATGCCATCATTT
This window harbors:
- the LOC115700236 gene encoding uncharacterized protein LOC115700236, whose amino-acid sequence is MMISNISMDFPAGSPETRIDVGFDSVSGAEAPLLPPPTTQSCVRSSVPSSSSSSSSKVPDEFRNFRLCLKWCALDHSTFAGKFISYIFFVLFTFIVPALTAVSVRQRQSTEEGSEDDSMVISFNTLVQIPESGLTIIAFLTLSRFFNRYGLRQLLFLDCLGEDSIDIRRRYVGELDRAFRCLAGILLPSFLVELAHKIVLFSSVEISAPFGSSSGGGVGPLNSVAFVAVLASWVYRSGAFLVVCVMFRLTCELQILRFEGFQNLLEGCESNSGLIFREHVRIRKQLWVTSHRYRFFIIGCLVTITVSQLGALLLVLASKTHKTFLNSGDLVVCSAMEISGFFLCLVGAARITHRAQRIVSIATRWHVLVTCASAAGGPDPSKAHFLEANCKDDQQRCGESDSDSSDDTTFVTVSSHDSSSFQTRQALVAYLQHNNGGITLFGFALDRGMLHTLFAFEFSLVLWILSKVVVLSQ